The Arachis duranensis cultivar V14167 chromosome 2, aradu.V14167.gnm2.J7QH, whole genome shotgun sequence genome has a window encoding:
- the LOC107472309 gene encoding protease Do-like 5, chloroplastic — MSNIEPLCQVFLVDAKGNSFYSEGKIIGFDSAYDLAVLKIDVDGHNIRPVVLGQSNKLHVGQSYFAIENPYGYENTLTTGVVSGSGREIPSPNGGAIKGAIQTDADINAENSRGPLIDSYGHVIGVNTATFTRKGSGMSSGVNFVIPIDIVLRTAPYLIVYGTPYSNRF; from the exons ATGTCTAATATTGAGCCTCTCTGTCAA GTTTTCTTAGTTGATGCCAAAGGGAATAGCTTCTACAGTGAAGGCAAGATAATTGGGTTTGATTCAGCCTATGATCTTGCTGTTCTCAAG ATTGATGTTGATGGGCACAATATCAGGCCTGTGGTTCTTGGTCAATCTAACAAGTTACATGTAGGTCAAAGTTATTTCGCAATTGAAAATCCTTATGGATATGAAAATACTCTCACAACAGGG GTGGTGAGTGGTTCAGGGCGTGAGATACCTTCACCAAATGGAGGGGCCATTAAAGGAGCTATTCAAACTGATGCAGATATTAATGCAG aaaactcAAGGGGACCATTGATTGACTCATACGGCCATGTTATTGGCGTAAACACAGCAACCTTCACCAGAAAAG GGAGCGGAATGTCATCAGGTGTTAATTTTGTAATTCCCATTGACATTGTTCTCAGGACTGCACCATATCTTATTGTTTATGGAACACCTTACAGTAATAGGTTTTGA
- the LOC107472310 gene encoding 40S ribosomal protein SA-like yields MATSAATTAAVSHQLSQKEQDIQMMLAAEVHLGTKNCDFQMERYVFKRRNDGIYIINLGKTWENLQLATRIIVAIENPHDIIVQSARPYGKRTVLKFAQYTGANAIAGRHTPGTFTNQMQTSYNEPRLLILTDPRTDHQPIKEGALENIPTIAFCDTDSPMRYVDVTIPANNKGKHCIGCLFLLLARMVLQIRGTIRPGLKWDVMVDLFFYREPEEAKQQEEEELPAAPVYAIQDFGATGIAGFPAADGEWGAVTAEQSWTEPVPQQPIAAAPANLAPDAAAGDWKPVPAPQASVPASIGVAPTGWE; encoded by the exons ATGGCCACTTCCGCCGCCACAACCGCTGCAGTGTCGCACCAGCTCTCGCAGAAGGAGCAAGACATCCAAATGATGCTCGCAGCTGAGGTTCATCTCGGAACCAAAAACTGCGACTTCCAGATGGAACGCTACGTTTTCAAGCGCCGCAATGATG GTATTTACATAATTAACCTTGGCAAGACATGGGAGAACCTCCAACTTGCTACTAGGATTATTGTTGCCATCGAGAACCCTCACGACATCATTGTTCAGTCTGCTAGGCCATATGGTAAGAGGACAGTCTTGAAGTTTGCCCAATACACGGGTGCGAATGCAATTGCTGGAAGGCACACTCCTGGAACATTCACTAATCAGATGCAGACATCCTATAACGAGCCTCGCCTACTCATTCTGACTGATCCAAGGACTGATCATCAG CCCATTAAGGAAGGTGCTCTTGAAAATATTCCAACGATTGCCTTCTGCGACACTGATTCTCCGATGCGCTATGTTGATGTTACCATTCCTGCCAATAACAAGGGGAAGCACTGTATTGGTTGTCTGTTTTTGTTATTAGCAAGGATGGTTCTGCAGATAAGGGGTACTATTCGTCCAGGGCTTAAGTGGGATGTGATG GTGGATTTATTCTTCTATAGAGAACCTGAAGAGGCCAAGCAACAAGAGGAGGAGGAATTACCAGCTGCCCCAGTATATGCCATTCAAGATTTTGGTGCTACTGGCATTGCCGGCTTCCCTGCAGCTGATGGGGAATGGGGGGCTGTTACAGCTGAACAATCCTGGACTGAACCAGTTCCTCAACAACCCATTGCAGCTGCACCTGCTAACTTGGCCCCAGACGCCG CTGCAGGTGATTGGAAGCCAGTTCCAGCTCCACAGGCTTCCGTTCCTGCATCCATAGGTGTTGCCCCCACTGGCTGGGAATAA
- the LOC107472315 gene encoding 40S ribosomal protein SA-like, which produces MATSAATTAEVSHQLSRKEQDIQMMLVAEVHLESKNCDFQMERYVFKRCNDCIYIINLGKTWENLQLATRIIVAIENPHDIIVQSARPYGQRAVLKFAQYTGANAIAGRHTPGTFTNQMQTSYNEPRLLILTDPMTDHQMRGTIRPGLKWDVMRIKEGALGNIPTIAFCDTDSPMRYVDVTIPANNKGKHSIGCLFWLLARMVLQMRGTIRPGLKWDVMNNLSCSTYRCKKFGESEEAKQQEEEELPTAPVYAIQDFGATGMAGFPAADGEWGAVTAEQSWTEPVPQQPIAAAPANLAPDAAAGDWKPVPAPQASVPASIGVAPTGWE; this is translated from the exons ATGGCCACTTCCGCCGCCACAACCGCTGAAGTGTCGCACCAGCTCTCGCGGAAGGAGCAAGACATCCAAATGATGCTCGTAGCTGAGGTTCATCTCGAAAGCAAAAACTGCGACTTCCAGATGGAACGCTACGTTTTCAAGCGCTGCAATGATT GTATTTACATAATTAACCTTGGCAAGACATGGGAGAACCTCCAACTTGCTACTAGGATTATTGTTGCCATCGAGAACCCTCACGACATCATTGTTCAGTCTGCTAGGCCATATGGTCAGAGGGCAGTCTTGAAGTTTGCCCAATACACGGGTGCGAATGCAATTGCTGGAAGGCACACTCCTGGAACATTCACTAATCAGATGCAGACATCCTATAACGAGCCTCGCCTACTCATTCTGACTGATCCAATGACTGATCATCAG ATGAGGGGTACTATTCGTCCGGGGCTTAAGTGGGACGTGATG CGCATTAAGGAAGGTGCTCTTGGAAATATTCCAACGATTGCCTTCTGCGACACTGATTCTCCGATGCGCTATGTTGATGTTACCATTCCTGCCAATAACAAGGGGAAGCACAGTATTGGTTGCTTGTTTTGGTTATTAGCAAGGATGGTTCTGCAGATGAGGGGTACTATTCGTCCAGGGCTTAAGTGGGATGTGATG AACAATCTTTCTTGCAGTACATACAGGTGTAAAAAATTTGG AGAATCTGAAGAGGCCAAGCAACAAGAGGAGGAGGAATTACCAACTGCCCCAGTATATGCCATTCAAGATTTTGGTGCTACTGGCATGGCCGGCTTCCCTGCAGCTGATGGGGAATGGGGGGCTGTTACAGCTGAACAATCCTGGACTGAACCAGTTCCTCAACAACCCATTGCAGCTGCACCTGCTAACTTGGCCCCAGACGCCG CTGCAGGTGATTGGAAGCCAGTTCCAGCTCCACAGGCTTCCGTTCCTGCATCCATAGGTGTTGCCCCCACTGGCTGGGAATAA